Within the Serratia sp. UGAL515B_01 genome, the region GGCGTGACCGGAAAAGCCGAGCGTCTGTTTATTTCTGCTACTACTGACGGACTTAATTACGGTAGTGAGCAGATGATCCCCTGGCAAGCACCATTTGTTTACGACCAGCGCGTTATTTGGAAGAGGATTGGGCGTGTTCGGAAAAACATCGGGTTCAAAGTCCGAATAGTCACCTCCGCGCCGGTAACCCTGTCTAACTGTCAACTGAGGGCCGAGTAAAATGGCAGATCAAAGCCTAATAGATGGCATTCTTACAATAAGTGAGGGAGGCATCAATCGGACGATACTCCCTGAGAACTTCAGCATTCCATACGCTCGTTATGTTCTAAGCAGCGACGTTAATCTAGCTAGTGTTGGTAAAAGAGCTAACGCCGCCGCGCAAGGCGCTTACGACGCTCAAGTAAAAAATGACGTGCAGGACATACGGCTTGATGGTCATGACGCGGATATTTTCAACCTAGATAACCGCCTGATTTTTGTCGAAGGCGATTATGTTTCAAAGTCGGCAGCGACACTACAGAGCATAGCGAGTCCGCTATCGGTAGCCACCAGTTACTCTGTAAATGGCACCAAAGTTGTCGGTGAACGAGTTACAGGCATAACACCAGCCGCAGGAACAGCATTTACCGGTGCGTTCAATGCCAACTCGGGTTACCCCGTTGGCGCTACTTATAGTCAGTCTGAAGTCTTAGCTATTGCCGCCGGGCTCGTAGAAGCGCGTCAGAGAATTAAGACGCTAGAGGATGCCCTGAGAACTCACGGGCT harbors:
- a CDS encoding phage tail protein — translated: MADQSLIDGILTISEGGINRTILPENFSIPYARYVLSSDVNLASVGKRANAAAQGAYDAQVKNDVQDIRLDGHDADIFNLDNRLIFVEGDYVSKSAATLQSIASPLSVATSYSVNGTKVVGERVTGITPAAGTAFTGAFNANSGYPVGATYSQSEVLAIAAGLVEARQRIKTLEDALRTHGLIA